A single region of the Brachypodium distachyon strain Bd21 chromosome 3, Brachypodium_distachyon_v3.0, whole genome shotgun sequence genome encodes:
- the LOC112271929 gene encoding uncharacterized protein LOC112271929 gives MAGSSSTSRSLSQWQVLGWKIRMIPSTGITRRSKSIGMTLPLATTVPRQASRQERQKVIESQQRMSSDKVDAARLAKETKMLDVYEKLKLADTSLLDEESKAARVRALASMELILFPKGD, from the exons ATGGCAGGCAGCTCCTCCACCAGCAGATCTCTAAGTCAATG GCAAGTGCTTGGTTGGAAAATTCGAATGATCCCATCGACGGGAATAACAAGAAGATCGAAAAGTATTGGGATGACATTGCCGCTTGCTACAACAGTACCACGCCAAGCATCTAGGCAGGAGCGCCAAAAGGTCATAGAGAGCCAGCAGAGGATGTCCAGCGACAAGGTTGACGCCGCAAGGCTTGCCAAAGAGACAAAGATGCTTGATGTTTACGAAAAACTGAAATTAGCTGACACAAGTTTGCTCGATGAGGAATCAAAGGCTGCACGTGTGAGGGCATTGGCAAGTATGGAGTTGATATTATTTCCTAAAGGAGACTGA